One part of the Oryzias melastigma strain HK-1 linkage group LG21, ASM292280v2, whole genome shotgun sequence genome encodes these proteins:
- the pcbp3 gene encoding poly(rC)-binding protein 3 isoform X2, whose protein sequence is MESTKVQSEGGLNVTLTIRLLMHGKEVGSIIGKKGETVKKMREESGARINISEGNCPERIVTITGPTDTIFKAFAMIAYKFEEDIINSMSNSPATSKPPVTLRLVVPASQCGSLIGKGGSKIKEMRESTGAQVQVAGDMLPNSTERAVTISGTPEAIIQCVKQICVVMLESPPKGATIPYRPKPASNPVIFSGGQAYTIQGQYAIPHPDLTKLHQLAMQQTPFTPLGQTTPAFPGLDAAPPASTHELTIPNDLIGCIIGRQGTKINEIRQMSGAQIKIANAMEGSSERQITITGTPANISLAQYLINARLTSEVTGMGSL, encoded by the exons ATGGAGTCCACCAAAGTCCAGTCAGAGGGAGGCCTCAATGTCACCCTCACCATACGTCTCCTCATGCATGGAAAA gAAGTTGGAAGTATAATCGGTAAG aaaggagaaactgtgaaaaaaatgagagaagag AGTGGAGCGCGGATCAATATTTCAGAAGGCAACTGTCCAGAGAGGATTGTTACCATCACTGGACCAACAGACACAATCTTCAAGGCTTTTGCTATGATTGCCTACAAATTTGAAGAG GACATAATCAATTCCATGAGTAACAGCCCAGCAACCAGCAAGCCTCCTGTCACCTTAAGGCTTGTTGTGCCAGCCAGCCAGTGCGGCTCCCTTATCGGGAAGGGAGGCTCCAAAATCAAAGAGATGAGAGAA TCAACAGGGGCCCAGGTTCAGGTGGCGGGCGACATGCTTCCCAACTCCACAGAGCGCGCAGTGACAATCTCTGGCACCCCAGAAGCCATCATCCAGTGTGTCAAACAAATTTGTGTGGTCATGCTGGAG TCCCCACCAAAAGGTGCCACTATTCCTTATCGGCCAAAGCCTGCATCCAACCCCGTCATTTTTTCTGGTGGTCAG GCCTACACGATTCAGGGACAGTATGCCATCCCACATCCAGAT TTGACCAAGCTCCACCAGTTGGCTATGCAGCAAACCCCTTTTACCCCTCTTGGACAGACCACCCCTGCTTTCCCTG GTTTGGATGCCGCTCCCCCCGCTAGCACCCATGAACTCACCATTCCTAATGAT CTAATAGGTTGCATTATTGGACGTCAAGgaaccaaaataaatgaaattcgACAGATGTCCGGGGCGCAGATCAAAATCGCCAATGCAATGGAGGGCTCGTCAGAACGCCAAATCACCATCACCGGGACCCCCGCCAACATCAGCCTTGCACAGTACCTTATCAATGCCAG GCTGACGTCTGAAGTCACTGGAATGGGCTCACTCTAA
- the pcbp3 gene encoding poly(rC)-binding protein 3 isoform X1, whose protein sequence is MESTKVQSEGGLNVTLTIRLLMHGKEVGSIIGKKGETVKKMREESGARINISEGNCPERIVTITGPTDTIFKAFAMIAYKFEEDIINSMSNSPATSKPPVTLRLVVPASQCGSLIGKGGSKIKEMRESTGAQVQVAGDMLPNSTERAVTISGTPEAIIQCVKQICVVMLESPPKGATIPYRPKPASNPVIFSGGQAYTIQGQYAIPHPDQLTKLHQLAMQQTPFTPLGQTTPAFPGLDAAPPASTHELTIPNDLIGCIIGRQGTKINEIRQMSGAQIKIANAMEGSSERQITITGTPANISLAQYLINARLTSEVTGMGSL, encoded by the exons ATGGAGTCCACCAAAGTCCAGTCAGAGGGAGGCCTCAATGTCACCCTCACCATACGTCTCCTCATGCATGGAAAA gAAGTTGGAAGTATAATCGGTAAG aaaggagaaactgtgaaaaaaatgagagaagag AGTGGAGCGCGGATCAATATTTCAGAAGGCAACTGTCCAGAGAGGATTGTTACCATCACTGGACCAACAGACACAATCTTCAAGGCTTTTGCTATGATTGCCTACAAATTTGAAGAG GACATAATCAATTCCATGAGTAACAGCCCAGCAACCAGCAAGCCTCCTGTCACCTTAAGGCTTGTTGTGCCAGCCAGCCAGTGCGGCTCCCTTATCGGGAAGGGAGGCTCCAAAATCAAAGAGATGAGAGAA TCAACAGGGGCCCAGGTTCAGGTGGCGGGCGACATGCTTCCCAACTCCACAGAGCGCGCAGTGACAATCTCTGGCACCCCAGAAGCCATCATCCAGTGTGTCAAACAAATTTGTGTGGTCATGCTGGAG TCCCCACCAAAAGGTGCCACTATTCCTTATCGGCCAAAGCCTGCATCCAACCCCGTCATTTTTTCTGGTGGTCAG GCCTACACGATTCAGGGACAGTATGCCATCCCACATCCAGAT CAGTTGACCAAGCTCCACCAGTTGGCTATGCAGCAAACCCCTTTTACCCCTCTTGGACAGACCACCCCTGCTTTCCCTG GTTTGGATGCCGCTCCCCCCGCTAGCACCCATGAACTCACCATTCCTAATGAT CTAATAGGTTGCATTATTGGACGTCAAGgaaccaaaataaatgaaattcgACAGATGTCCGGGGCGCAGATCAAAATCGCCAATGCAATGGAGGGCTCGTCAGAACGCCAAATCACCATCACCGGGACCCCCGCCAACATCAGCCTTGCACAGTACCTTATCAATGCCAG GCTGACGTCTGAAGTCACTGGAATGGGCTCACTCTAA
- the pcbp3 gene encoding poly(rC)-binding protein 3 isoform X3, with amino-acid sequence MREESGARINISEGNCPERIVTITGPTDTIFKAFAMIAYKFEEDIINSMSNSPATSKPPVTLRLVVPASQCGSLIGKGGSKIKEMRESTGAQVQVAGDMLPNSTERAVTISGTPEAIIQCVKQICVVMLESPPKGATIPYRPKPASNPVIFSGGQAYTIQGQYAIPHPDQLTKLHQLAMQQTPFTPLGQTTPAFPGLDAAPPASTHELTIPNDLIGCIIGRQGTKINEIRQMSGAQIKIANAMEGSSERQITITGTPANISLAQYLINARLTSEVTGMGSL; translated from the exons atgagagaagag AGTGGAGCGCGGATCAATATTTCAGAAGGCAACTGTCCAGAGAGGATTGTTACCATCACTGGACCAACAGACACAATCTTCAAGGCTTTTGCTATGATTGCCTACAAATTTGAAGAG GACATAATCAATTCCATGAGTAACAGCCCAGCAACCAGCAAGCCTCCTGTCACCTTAAGGCTTGTTGTGCCAGCCAGCCAGTGCGGCTCCCTTATCGGGAAGGGAGGCTCCAAAATCAAAGAGATGAGAGAA TCAACAGGGGCCCAGGTTCAGGTGGCGGGCGACATGCTTCCCAACTCCACAGAGCGCGCAGTGACAATCTCTGGCACCCCAGAAGCCATCATCCAGTGTGTCAAACAAATTTGTGTGGTCATGCTGGAG TCCCCACCAAAAGGTGCCACTATTCCTTATCGGCCAAAGCCTGCATCCAACCCCGTCATTTTTTCTGGTGGTCAG GCCTACACGATTCAGGGACAGTATGCCATCCCACATCCAGAT CAGTTGACCAAGCTCCACCAGTTGGCTATGCAGCAAACCCCTTTTACCCCTCTTGGACAGACCACCCCTGCTTTCCCTG GTTTGGATGCCGCTCCCCCCGCTAGCACCCATGAACTCACCATTCCTAATGAT CTAATAGGTTGCATTATTGGACGTCAAGgaaccaaaataaatgaaattcgACAGATGTCCGGGGCGCAGATCAAAATCGCCAATGCAATGGAGGGCTCGTCAGAACGCCAAATCACCATCACCGGGACCCCCGCCAACATCAGCCTTGCACAGTACCTTATCAATGCCAG GCTGACGTCTGAAGTCACTGGAATGGGCTCACTCTAA